A single window of Leopardus geoffroyi isolate Oge1 chromosome D4, O.geoffroyi_Oge1_pat1.0, whole genome shotgun sequence DNA harbors:
- the GRHPR gene encoding glyoxylate reductase/hydroxypyruvate reductase isoform X1, producing MKPVRLMKVFVTRRIPPEGLAALARAAEVQVGDFRCMDSQDRTFKPHVVQAHPTPPSPRGRCQVERWDSDEPIPDKELERGVAGAHGLLCLLTDRVDKRLLDAAGANLKVISTMSVGVDHLALDEIKKRGIRVGYTPDVLTDATAELAVSLLLTTCRRLPEAIEEVRNGGWTSWKPLWMCGYGLTQSTVGIIGLGRIGQAIARRLKPFGIQKFLYTGRQPRPQEAAEFQAEFVSTPKLAAESDFIIVACSLTPATKGLCNKDFFQQMKKTAVFVNISRGDVVNQDDLYQALADGQIAAAGLDVTTPEPLPTNHHLLTLKNCVILPHIGSATYGTRNTMSLLAANNLLAGLRGEPMPSELKL from the exons ATGAAGCCAGTGAGACTCATGAAGGTGTTCGTCACCCGCAGGATCCCCCCCGAGGGCTTGGCCGCTCTCGCCCGCGCCGCAGA AGTACAAGTAGGAGACTTCCGCTGCATGGATTCCCAGGACAGGACGTTCAAGCCTCACGTGGTGcaggcccaccccacccccccctcgCCAAGAGGCCG CTGCCAGGTGGAGCGCTGGGACTCAGATGAGCCAATCCCCGACAAGGAGCTGGAGCGAGGTGTGGCCGGGGCCCACGGCCTACTCTGTCTCCTCACTGACCGCGTGGACAAGAGGCTCCTGGATGCCGCAG GAGCCAATCTCAAAGTCATCAGCACAATGTCCGTGGGCGTTGACCACCTGGCTTTGGATGAAATCAAGAAGCG TGGCATCCGCGTGGGCTACACCCCAGATGTCCTGACAGACGCCACGGCAGAACTTGCCGTCTCCCTGCTGCTCACCACCTGTCGCCGCTTGCCAGAAGCCATCGAGGAAGTGAGGAA CGGTGGCTGGACCTCGTGGAAGCCCCTGTGGATGTGTGGCTATGGACTCACGCAGAGCACTGTCGGCATCATCGGGCTGGGGCGCATAG GTCAGGCCATCGCTCGACGTCTGAAGCCGTTCGGCATCCAGAAATTTCTATACACAGGGCGCCAGCCCAGGCCTCAGGAAGCAGCAGAATTCCAGGCCGAGTTTG TGTCCACCCCCAAGCTGGCCGCTGAGTCTGATTTCATCATTGTGGCCTGCTCCTTAACGCCTGCAACCAAGGGACTCTGCAACAAGGACTTCTTCCAGCAGATGAAAAAGACAGCCGTGTTTGTCAACATCAGCAG GGGAGACGTGGTGAACCAGGACGACCTGTATCAGGCCTTGGCTGACGGGCAGATTGCCGCTGCTGGACTGGATGTGACGACTCCAGAACCGCTGCCGACAAACCACCATCTCCTGACTCTGAAGAACTGTG TGATCCTACCCCACATTGGCAGTGCCACCTACGGAACCCGAAACACCATGTCCCTGTTGGCAGCTAACAACTTGCTGGCTGGACTGAGAGGGGAGCCGATGCCCAGTGAACTCAAGCTGTAG
- the GRHPR gene encoding glyoxylate reductase/hydroxypyruvate reductase isoform X2, with product MKPVRLMKVFVTRRIPPEGLAALARAADCQVERWDSDEPIPDKELERGVAGAHGLLCLLTDRVDKRLLDAAGANLKVISTMSVGVDHLALDEIKKRGIRVGYTPDVLTDATAELAVSLLLTTCRRLPEAIEEVRNGGWTSWKPLWMCGYGLTQSTVGIIGLGRIGQAIARRLKPFGIQKFLYTGRQPRPQEAAEFQAEFVSTPKLAAESDFIIVACSLTPATKGLCNKDFFQQMKKTAVFVNISRGDVVNQDDLYQALADGQIAAAGLDVTTPEPLPTNHHLLTLKNCVILPHIGSATYGTRNTMSLLAANNLLAGLRGEPMPSELKL from the exons ATGAAGCCAGTGAGACTCATGAAGGTGTTCGTCACCCGCAGGATCCCCCCCGAGGGCTTGGCCGCTCTCGCCCGCGCCGCAGA CTGCCAGGTGGAGCGCTGGGACTCAGATGAGCCAATCCCCGACAAGGAGCTGGAGCGAGGTGTGGCCGGGGCCCACGGCCTACTCTGTCTCCTCACTGACCGCGTGGACAAGAGGCTCCTGGATGCCGCAG GAGCCAATCTCAAAGTCATCAGCACAATGTCCGTGGGCGTTGACCACCTGGCTTTGGATGAAATCAAGAAGCG TGGCATCCGCGTGGGCTACACCCCAGATGTCCTGACAGACGCCACGGCAGAACTTGCCGTCTCCCTGCTGCTCACCACCTGTCGCCGCTTGCCAGAAGCCATCGAGGAAGTGAGGAA CGGTGGCTGGACCTCGTGGAAGCCCCTGTGGATGTGTGGCTATGGACTCACGCAGAGCACTGTCGGCATCATCGGGCTGGGGCGCATAG GTCAGGCCATCGCTCGACGTCTGAAGCCGTTCGGCATCCAGAAATTTCTATACACAGGGCGCCAGCCCAGGCCTCAGGAAGCAGCAGAATTCCAGGCCGAGTTTG TGTCCACCCCCAAGCTGGCCGCTGAGTCTGATTTCATCATTGTGGCCTGCTCCTTAACGCCTGCAACCAAGGGACTCTGCAACAAGGACTTCTTCCAGCAGATGAAAAAGACAGCCGTGTTTGTCAACATCAGCAG GGGAGACGTGGTGAACCAGGACGACCTGTATCAGGCCTTGGCTGACGGGCAGATTGCCGCTGCTGGACTGGATGTGACGACTCCAGAACCGCTGCCGACAAACCACCATCTCCTGACTCTGAAGAACTGTG TGATCCTACCCCACATTGGCAGTGCCACCTACGGAACCCGAAACACCATGTCCCTGTTGGCAGCTAACAACTTGCTGGCTGGACTGAGAGGGGAGCCGATGCCCAGTGAACTCAAGCTGTAG
- the ZBTB5 gene encoding zinc finger and BTB domain-containing protein 5: MDFPGHFEQIFQQLNYQRLHGQLCDCVIVVGNRHFKAHRSVLAACSTHFRALFSVAEGDQTMNMIQLDSEVVTAEAFAALIDMMYTSTLMLGESNVMDVLLAASHLHLNSVVKACKHYLTTRTLPMSPPSERVQEQSARMQRSFMLQQLGLSIVSSALNSSQSGEEQPAPLSSSMRSNLDQRTPFPIRRLHKRKQSAEERARQRLRPTMEEAAIADVTPENGPSGVHSREEFFSPDSLKMVDNPKADGMTDNQEDSAIMFDQSFGAQEDAQVPSQSDNSASNMAQLSMASRATQVETSFEQEAATEKSGFQCENPEVGLGDKEHMRVVVKSEPLSSPEPQDEVSDVTSQAEGSESVEVEGVVVSAEKIDLSPESSDRSFSDPQSSTDRVGDIHILEVTNNLEHKSTFSISNFLNKSRGSNFSANQNNDDNIPNTTSDCRLEGEAPYLLSPEAGPAGGPSSAPGSHVENPFSEPADSHFVRPMQEVMGLPCVQTSGYQGGEQFGMDFSRSGLGLHSSFSRVMMGSPRGGASNFPYYRRIAPKMPVVTSVRSSQIPENSAGSQLMMNAATSSFENGHPSQPGPPQLTRASADVLSKCKKALSEHNVLVVEGARKYACKICCKTFLTLTDCKKHIRVHTGEKPYACLKCGKRFSQSSHLYKHSKTTCLRWQSSNLPSTLL; the protein is encoded by the coding sequence ATGGATTTTCCTGGACACTTTGAACAGATCTTCCAGCAACTGAACTACCAGAGACTTCACGGTCAGCTCTGTGACTGTGTCATTGTAGTGGGGAATAGACATTTTAAAGCCCACCGATCTGTACTGGCAGCATGCAGCACGCATTTCCGAGCCCTGTTCTCCGTGGCAGAGGGAGATCAGACCATGAACATGATCCAGCTGGATAGCGAGGTGGTGACAGCGGAGGCCTTTGCTGCACTGATTGACATGATGTACACCTCCACCCTCATGCTGGGGGAGAGCAACGTTATGGATGTCTTATTGGCAGCCTCTCACCTGCATTTGAACTCTGTCGTTAAGGCATGTAAACATTACTTAACGACAAGGACGCTGCCCATGTCTCCCCCCAGTGAGCGCGTCCAGGAGCAGAGTGCCCGCATGCAGCGCTCCTTTATGCTGCAGCAGCTGGGGCTGAGCATCGTGAGCTCGGCCCTCAATTCCAGCCAGAGTGGCGAGGAGCAGCCAGCCCCCCTGAGCTCGTCGATGCGCAGCAACCTGGACCAGCGGACACCCTTCCCCATAAGACGCCTTCATAAACGCAAGCAGTCTGCAGAGGAGCGGGCCAGACAGCGCCTCCGACCCACCATGGAGGAGGCCGCCATCGCTGACGTTACGCCAGAGAACGGGCCGTCAGGGGTCCATTCTCGGGAGGAGTTCTTCTCACCAGACTCCCTGAAAATGGTGGATAACCCTAAGGCTGACGGAATGACCGACAACCAGGAAGATAGTGCCATCATGTTTGACCAGTCTTTCGGTGCTCAAGAAGATGCCCAGGTGCCCAGCCAGTCTGACAACAGTGCCAGCAACATGGCCCAGTTGTCCATGGCCTCTCGTGCAACTCAGGTGGAGACCAGTTTTGAGCAGGAAGCCGCGACCGAGAAAAGTGGTTTTCAGTGTGAAAATCCTGAGGTTGGCCTTGGTGACAAGGAACACATGAGAGTCGTGGTTAAATCTGAGCCCCTGAGCTCTCCTGAGCCTCAGGATGAAGTGAGTGACGTGACCTCACAGGCAGAAGGCAGCGAATCTGTGGAAGTGGAAGGGGTTGTGGTCAGTGCCGAGAAGATAGACCTCAGCCCTGAAAGTAGCGATCGGAGTTTCTCGGATCCCCAGTCTAGCACTGACAGGGTAGGTGACATCCATATTTTGGAAGTCACAAATAACCTAGAACATAAATCGACTTTTAGCATCTCGAATTTTCTTAACAAGAGCAGAGGAAGTAACTTTAGTGCAAATCAGAACAATGATGATAACATCCCAAACACCACCAGTGACTGCAGGTTGGAGGGCGAGGCCCCTTATTTGTTGAGTCCAGAGGCTGGGCCTGCTGGCGGGCCCTCCTCGGCCCCTGGCTCTCACGTGGAGAACCCATTCAGTGAGCCTGCGGACTCCCACTTTGTCAGGCCTATGCAGGAAGTGATGGGCCTGCCCTGTGTGCAGACTTCAGGCTACCAAGGAGGAGAACAGTTTGGGATGGATTTTTCCAGGTCCGGTTTGGGCCTCCACTCCTCCTTCTCCAGGGTCATGATGGGCTCCCCAAGAGGAGGAGCCAGTAACTTTCCGTACTACCGACGCATAGCTCCCAAAATGCCGGTTGTAACTTCTGTCAGGAGCTCCCAGATCCCAGAAAACTCTGCCGGTTCCCAGCTAATGATGAATGCGGCCACGTCCTCGTTTGAGAACGGCCATCCTTCGCAGCCTGGCCCTCCGCAGCTGACCAGGGCATCTGCTGACGTTCTGTCAAAGTGCAAGAAGGCCTTGTCAGAGCACAACGTCTTGGTCGTAGAGGGGGCTCGCAAGTACGCCTGCAAAATCTGCTGCAAGACTTTTCTGACCTTGACAGATTGCAAGAAGCACATCCGTGTTCACACAGGTGAAAAACCCTACGCCTGCCTCAAGTGCGGCAAGAGGTTCAGTCAGTCCAGCCACCTGTATAAACATTCAAAGACCACCTGCCTGCGCTGGCAGAGCAGCAACCTGCCCAGCACTTTGCTCTAA